CGATAATTTAAGCTCTGCTAGATCTGTGGTTTTGATGGAAAGGTTGGTTGTCGCACCAGGACCTAAAGGTCCATCCGTTGAGATGGATGCTTGTGTCATCTCGTCGGCTAGTATGTCACTGTTACTTCCGCCTTCTGCAAGTTGCTCTAATGCTTCACTTGCAGGCATACCAACAGTAAAGTAATGACCAGACTGGTGAAGCAGCACTGCAATTGGTGACATAGGCTGTGCATGTGTAAGATTAGTGATGGTGACGGCAAACTCATACTCAACCGGCTCTGGCTCAACGGGCGGCTCTGGCATCACCATATTATTGTCATTGTCTCCACATGCACTGAGCAGGAGCGTAGACATGGCAATTAATGCTAATTTCGCTTTCATAGCTCCCCCTTATTTTACGGTTACTGTTACTTTAGCCACAGGATTTAACCAACGGTGCACTGTGTTATGTAGATCGCTATTACCGCCGACTTGCTCAGCGTCGCCTACGTTGCCTCTGTGAATATGGACCATGGTGTTTTCTTCACTTGCGGTGACACCAGCCCCTTGGGTTCCAGGAGCAACACCTGGTGATGCTGGGATCCCTAAAACACCAGTTGCACCAGAGCCTTCGACAACCAGTTCATTGTTAGCTTCAGTTCCTGCGTCATAGGCATTAAGGTAAACTTCATAGGTGCCAGCAGCGCTTGGAATAGGCCAAGCATTTAATCCTACAAATCCATCATTGGTAGGGAGTAGCATCGCCACAATTGAAAGATGCGTATTTCCCTCACTGGTTGATATCATGGCCATTGTAGAGCCTCCGGGTGCAAGTAGCCCCTCAGCTGGGTTGGCGACCATATTGGCGTTTGAGCTTTCGAGGGTTTGTCCTAAAGCTGAAATGTCACCGCCTTCGGCCATCGCTTGCAATGCTTCAGAAGCTTGCTCACCGAGTTTAAAAAGAGCGGTATCTTGATTATGAGCAGCCACCAGTAAAGGCGTATAGTAAATACCGTGAGTGAGGTTAGAGATTTTTACTTCAAGGTCTTGTGCCAGCGCAGCGCTAGATAAACACGTTGCGACTAGGGGGGTCAGGATTTTTGCTTTCATGATGTACTCTTCTTATTAGGATTAACAGTCTCCTTATCATGGCTGCAAGATATTGAGATAGGCTCACGGAGTTATCACGTTTTTATCACAAAACCGTAGAATACTTATCACAGGGCTCAGATCAGCGGAGCTTGGGTTAACTTTAAATACGCCGGAACGGTTCTAGTTGATCGAGAACTATCAATTAGTTCTGCAAGGTGGGACTAATAGGAGTAAAAAACTCCTCGTTACGAGGGCTTATCAAAATAACTTAGGTGTACGC
This portion of the Pseudoalteromonas sp. GCY genome encodes:
- a CDS encoding spondin domain-containing protein, producing the protein MKAKILTPLVATCLSSAALAQDLEVKISNLTHGIYYTPLLVAAHNQDTALFKLGEQASEALQAMAEGGDISALGQTLESSNANMVANPAEGLLAPGGSTMAMISTSEGNTHLSIVAMLLPTNDGFVGLNAWPIPSAAGTYEVYLNAYDAGTEANNELVVEGSGATGVLGIPASPGVAPGTQGAGVTASEENTMVHIHRGNVGDAEQVGGNSDLHNTVHRWLNPVAKVTVTVK
- a CDS encoding spondin domain-containing protein — protein: MKAKLALIAMSTLLLSACGDNDNNMVMPEPPVEPEPVEYEFAVTITNLTHAQPMSPIAVLLHQSGHYFTVGMPASEALEQLAEGGSNSDILADEMTQASISTDGPLGPGATTNLSIKTTDLAELKLSLLTMMVNTNDGFSGLNAIDVSALPVGGMQMYRTLAYDAGTELNSEAVGTIPGPADSGEGFNAERNDNHNMVTMHSGVVGSDDGLQSSTLTSIHKFDNPLLAVTIERVK